Proteins co-encoded in one Sinobacterium norvegicum genomic window:
- a CDS encoding serine hydrolase domain-containing protein, giving the protein MVKTVNNSPRFQLHETLDIGHSNWDKSEYLIASQSQMVEIFKTLAVEPGGEVADFSVATKPWPVEGMIFADPLLSGRQISGEQLLNRRLFNDGLMVVHRGQLVHQSYRNGMVADDRHVIHSCSKSLCAMMVAIAEEEGLLQLGRRVIEYLPAFSQHAVWQDVTVQHLLDMQAGILYSEDYSSADAHYWSYTRSAGYYPPTEKDRAIGVQQWMLENLVEAQYPAGEAFVYNSCLTNVLAMILEAIYQRSFAELFELKLYRHIGAEKAAWLNTDSKGFTIIEGQINLSLQDFCRVALLTLNKGVNYRGEQIVPACFFDDLVVSDASLKKAYQAHDQDTLFPSGQYHNQFWVLEPEQQRYSMIGIHGQFAWVDQSRQLLVVGQGSYPHQDSALMMKTLKTLWHGLADFADNRPVL; this is encoded by the coding sequence ATGGTTAAAACAGTTAATAACAGTCCTCGTTTTCAGCTTCATGAAACTCTTGATATTGGTCACAGCAATTGGGATAAATCTGAATATCTAATCGCCAGCCAAAGCCAGATGGTTGAAATTTTCAAGACGCTTGCCGTTGAGCCGGGTGGCGAGGTTGCCGACTTTTCTGTCGCCACCAAACCTTGGCCTGTCGAGGGAATGATTTTTGCGGACCCATTGCTGAGTGGGCGTCAGATCAGCGGCGAACAGTTGCTTAACCGGCGTCTGTTCAATGATGGTTTGATGGTTGTACACCGAGGGCAGCTGGTACATCAATCCTACCGAAATGGCATGGTGGCGGATGATCGTCATGTTATTCACTCCTGTAGTAAGTCTCTGTGTGCGATGATGGTCGCTATTGCTGAAGAGGAGGGGCTATTGCAATTAGGGCGGCGGGTGATCGAATATTTGCCTGCATTTTCTCAGCATGCAGTATGGCAGGATGTCACGGTTCAGCATCTGCTGGATATGCAGGCCGGGATTTTATATAGCGAGGACTATAGCTCTGCGGATGCCCATTATTGGTCGTATACCCGGTCGGCTGGTTATTATCCGCCAACAGAAAAAGACCGTGCAATAGGCGTGCAGCAGTGGATGTTGGAAAATCTAGTCGAGGCACAATACCCTGCTGGCGAGGCCTTTGTGTATAACTCCTGCCTGACCAATGTGTTGGCGATGATACTGGAGGCCATTTATCAGCGGAGCTTTGCCGAGTTGTTCGAACTCAAGCTTTACCGTCATATAGGTGCCGAAAAGGCAGCCTGGCTGAATACCGATAGCAAGGGATTTACCATTATCGAAGGGCAGATTAATCTGTCGCTGCAGGATTTTTGTCGGGTTGCCTTGCTCACCCTTAATAAGGGGGTCAATTATCGTGGCGAGCAAATCGTCCCGGCCTGCTTCTTCGATGACCTAGTGGTAAGCGATGCGTCGTTGAAAAAAGCCTATCAGGCCCACGACCAGGATACTCTTTTCCCCTCTGGTCAGTATCACAATCAATTCTGGGTATTAGAGCCGGAGCAGCAACGATATTCGATGATTGGGATTCACGGCCAGTTTGCCTGGGTCGACCAATCGCGACAGTTACTGGTGGTCGGCCAGGGCTCCTACCCACACCAAGACAGTGCGCTGATGATGAAAACACTGAAAACGCTGTGGCATGGGCTGGCTGATTTCGCCGATAACAGGCCAGTATTATAG
- a CDS encoding hypoxanthine-guanine phosphoribosyltransferase, which yields MSQVSEIRQVMAEADLVVSEETINAAYDKMAAEITDKLADKDPIFVCVMNGGLVTTSEVTKRLQFPSQIDYCHATRYRDETVGGETLEWRATPQRSLEGRVVVVVDDILDEGVTLASIIESCKVQGAAEIYSAVLVNKLHDRKVDKALVGDFVGLEVEDRFIFGCGMDYKGYLRNLPAIYALKDH from the coding sequence ATGAGCCAAGTAAGTGAAATACGCCAAGTAATGGCGGAAGCTGATCTTGTAGTTTCTGAGGAAACAATCAACGCAGCCTATGATAAAATGGCAGCGGAGATTACCGATAAGTTGGCCGATAAAGACCCGATCTTTGTCTGTGTGATGAACGGTGGTTTAGTGACAACCTCTGAAGTGACAAAGCGCTTACAATTTCCTTCGCAGATCGATTACTGCCACGCCACGCGTTATCGTGACGAGACAGTCGGCGGTGAGACTCTGGAGTGGCGCGCAACACCTCAGCGTTCATTAGAGGGGCGCGTGGTGGTTGTGGTTGACGATATTCTTGATGAGGGTGTCACCCTGGCGTCGATTATCGAGTCGTGCAAGGTTCAGGGCGCTGCGGAAATCTATAGCGCAGTGCTGGTCAATAAGTTGCATGACCGCAAAGTCGATAAAGCATTGGTTGGCGATTTTGTTGGTCTGGAAGTAGAAGACCGTTTCATCTTCGGTTGCGGTATGGACTACAAAGGTTATTTGCGTAACCTGCCTGCGATTTATGCCCTCAAAGATCATTGA
- the ureG gene encoding urease accessory protein UreG — protein sequence MMTQVLRIGIGGPVGSGKTALVKALCGYMAEHYNLAVITNDIYTREDAKFLQQHKVLDNDRIIGVETGGCPHTAIREDASMNLAAVDELTERFDGLELVFVESGGDNLAATFSPELSDLTLYVIDVSAGDKIPRKGGPGITKSDLLIINKIDLAPLVGASLEVMDRDAKKMRGDAPFVFSNLKDETGIQTIIDYIVDKGMLTDKHIVVST from the coding sequence ATGATGACACAGGTTTTACGCATAGGTATTGGCGGTCCCGTTGGTTCGGGTAAAACAGCACTGGTAAAGGCGCTCTGCGGTTATATGGCTGAGCACTATAATTTGGCGGTGATTACCAATGATATCTACACCCGCGAAGATGCCAAGTTTCTGCAGCAACATAAGGTGCTCGATAACGATAGGATTATCGGTGTCGAGACGGGGGGCTGTCCGCACACGGCAATCCGTGAAGATGCCTCGATGAATCTCGCCGCTGTCGATGAGCTGACCGAGCGATTCGACGGTTTGGAATTGGTCTTTGTTGAGAGTGGTGGTGATAACTTAGCGGCGACATTCAGCCCCGAACTATCCGATCTCACCCTCTATGTTATCGATGTTTCGGCAGGGGATAAAATACCGCGCAAGGGGGGACCCGGTATTACCAAGTCAGACCTGTTAATCATCAACAAGATTGATTTGGCGCCGCTCGTAGGGGCATCGCTGGAAGTGATGGACCGTGATGCCAAGAAAATGCGCGGCGATGCACCTTTTGTATTTTCAAATCTTAAAGACGAGACGGGGATTCAGACTATAATTGATTATATTGTCGACAAAGGAATGCTGACGGATAAGCATATCGTGGTGTCAACATAA
- a CDS encoding urease accessory protein UreF, giving the protein MIVMIMGSKVIIMSTDSLARLKLMQLVSPALPVGAYAYSQGLEYAIDCGWLTCAEEVGDWLQGVMTHGLAFLDLPVLIRLHRAVQSGDQSAFSDWNDYLLASRETKELLLEDSQLGAALKRLLKSLNIGALSITGGEKELSFCSLFAVAGVDAGISVEALLEGFSFSWLENQVQAATKIVPLGQTEGQRLMVQLMPAITAAVTDALAMDDEQIGNSLTGVAMASSWHENQYSRLFRS; this is encoded by the coding sequence ATGATAGTCATGATCATGGGCAGCAAAGTCATCATCATGAGCACTGATTCACTGGCGCGGTTAAAGCTGATGCAGTTGGTCAGCCCAGCCTTGCCAGTGGGGGCATATGCCTATTCGCAGGGTTTGGAGTATGCCATCGATTGCGGTTGGCTTACCTGTGCAGAGGAGGTCGGTGATTGGTTGCAGGGGGTGATGACTCACGGTTTGGCATTTTTAGATCTGCCGGTGTTGATCCGTTTGCATCGTGCGGTTCAGAGCGGTGATCAGTCGGCTTTTAGTGATTGGAATGATTACCTGTTAGCCAGCCGTGAAACCAAGGAGTTACTGTTAGAGGATAGCCAGTTGGGTGCGGCGCTTAAGCGCTTGCTGAAAAGCCTGAACATTGGCGCGCTGTCTATTACCGGCGGTGAAAAAGAGCTAAGTTTTTGCAGTCTATTTGCCGTCGCAGGCGTCGATGCTGGCATCTCTGTGGAGGCATTGCTCGAGGGTTTTTCCTTTAGCTGGTTGGAAAATCAGGTGCAGGCGGCGACTAAAATTGTGCCGTTGGGGCAAACTGAAGGTCAGCGATTAATGGTACAGCTGATGCCTGCCATCACCGCCGCAGTAACGGATGCATTGGCTATGGATGATGAGCAAATTGGCAATAGTCTAACCGGAGTGGCCATGGCCAGTAGTTGGCATGAGAACCAATATAGCCGGTTGTTTCGTTCGTAA
- the ureE gene encoding urease accessory protein UreE — translation MLMCQEVVVAAPEATMLIVDLSWDQRKRSRFKSETRCGQPMGWMIERGKVLSDGDCLLAENGQLILVKAALEDVSVVLTDNPWLLAKAAYHLGNRHMPLQLGEGWLRYQHDYVLDNMVRGFALEVERQQRPFHPENGAYGNHGGHSHGHDDSHDHGQQSHHHEH, via the coding sequence ATGTTGATGTGCCAAGAAGTAGTGGTTGCAGCACCAGAGGCGACGATGCTTATCGTTGATCTCAGTTGGGATCAGCGCAAACGCTCTCGATTTAAGAGTGAGACACGATGTGGTCAGCCCATGGGCTGGATGATAGAGCGGGGCAAGGTACTCAGCGATGGCGATTGCCTGCTGGCTGAGAATGGTCAGCTGATTCTGGTCAAGGCAGCACTGGAAGATGTCTCTGTCGTCCTTACCGATAACCCCTGGCTGTTGGCAAAGGCGGCTTATCATTTGGGTAACCGCCATATGCCGCTGCAGTTGGGTGAGGGCTGGTTACGTTATCAACACGACTACGTGTTGGATAACATGGTGCGAGGTTTTGCCCTTGAGGTAGAGCGGCAGCAACGCCCCTTCCACCCGGAGAATGGTGCCTACGGTAATCATGGTGGTCATAGTCATGGCCATGATGATAGTCATGATCATGGGCAGCAAAGTCATCATCATGAGCACTGA
- the ureC gene encoding urease subunit alpha, protein MSKMDRTTYAEMFGPTTGDRVRLADTALWIEVEKDYTHYGEEVKFGGGKVIRDGMGQSQAGYELTPDTVITNVVILDYWGVVKADLALKAGRIVAIGKAGNPDIQDGVDIEIGPCTEIIAGEGQIVTAGGIDAHIHFICPQQIDEALMSGVTTMIGGGTGPATGTNATTCTPGPWHIGKMLQAVESVPMNIGLLGKGNTSLPEALEQQVLAGVCGLKLHEDWGTTPSSIDTCLSVAEQHDIQVAIHTDTLNESGFVEDTIKAFDGRTIHTYHTEGAGGGHAPDIIKACGLDNVLPSSTNPTRPYTINTVDEHLDMLMVCHHLDPKIAEDVAFADSRIRKETIAAEDILHDLGAFSMISSDSQAMGRVGEVVTRTWQTAHKMKQQRGALPEDSDWSDNFRARRYIAKYTINPAIAHGISHEVGSIEVGKLADLVMWKPAFFGVKPAMIIKGGMIAAAPMGDPNASIPTPQPVHFRPMFGAMGKAVSQTSVNFVSEAAVAAGIGEKLGLDRRLVAVKNCRSVKKKDMKLNDYQPHMEVDPETYEVRADGQLLDCEPATALPMSQLYSLF, encoded by the coding sequence ATGAGTAAAATGGATCGTACCACCTATGCGGAGATGTTTGGCCCCACCACCGGCGACAGGGTTCGCTTAGCCGATACAGCGCTGTGGATCGAGGTCGAAAAAGATTATACCCATTACGGCGAAGAGGTTAAATTTGGTGGTGGCAAGGTTATTCGTGACGGTATGGGACAGAGTCAGGCGGGCTACGAGTTAACACCGGATACCGTCATTACCAATGTGGTTATTCTCGATTACTGGGGCGTGGTCAAGGCGGATTTGGCGCTCAAGGCTGGGCGTATTGTGGCTATTGGTAAGGCGGGAAATCCTGATATTCAAGACGGTGTCGATATTGAAATAGGCCCCTGCACCGAAATCATTGCCGGAGAGGGGCAAATTGTCACCGCCGGAGGCATCGATGCCCATATTCACTTTATTTGCCCGCAACAGATCGATGAGGCATTGATGAGCGGCGTGACCACCATGATTGGTGGCGGCACAGGGCCGGCGACGGGGACGAATGCGACGACCTGCACGCCAGGTCCCTGGCATATCGGCAAGATGTTACAGGCGGTGGAGTCGGTGCCAATGAATATCGGTCTGCTGGGCAAGGGTAATACGAGCTTACCTGAGGCGTTAGAGCAGCAGGTGCTGGCCGGTGTCTGTGGTTTAAAGTTGCATGAAGACTGGGGTACCACGCCGAGCTCTATCGATACCTGTTTGTCGGTGGCGGAACAGCACGATATCCAAGTGGCTATTCATACCGATACGCTGAATGAATCTGGTTTTGTTGAAGATACGATTAAGGCCTTTGATGGCCGCACGATTCACACCTACCACACAGAGGGAGCGGGTGGCGGTCATGCGCCGGATATCATCAAGGCCTGCGGCTTGGATAATGTACTGCCGTCGTCGACCAACCCAACCCGCCCCTATACCATCAATACGGTGGATGAGCACCTCGATATGTTGATGGTCTGCCATCATTTAGACCCTAAAATTGCCGAGGATGTCGCCTTTGCCGACTCTCGTATACGCAAAGAGACGATTGCTGCAGAAGATATTTTGCATGATTTAGGCGCGTTCTCGATGATTAGCTCCGACTCTCAGGCGATGGGGCGGGTAGGCGAGGTGGTGACGCGGACCTGGCAGACGGCTCACAAAATGAAGCAGCAGCGAGGGGCATTACCAGAGGACAGCGACTGGAGTGACAATTTTCGCGCCCGTCGCTATATTGCCAAATACACCATCAACCCGGCTATTGCGCATGGTATCAGCCACGAGGTGGGTTCTATCGAGGTGGGTAAGCTGGCCGATCTAGTGATGTGGAAACCGGCGTTTTTTGGTGTTAAACCGGCGATGATTATCAAGGGCGGCATGATTGCCGCCGCGCCGATGGGTGATCCTAACGCCTCTATTCCGACGCCACAGCCAGTGCATTTTAGGCCGATGTTTGGCGCCATGGGTAAGGCGGTTAGTCAGACTTCCGTCAACTTTGTCAGCGAGGCTGCGGTGGCTGCTGGCATTGGTGAAAAGCTGGGTTTAGATCGGCGCTTGGTGGCGGTGAAAAATTGTCGCAGTGTCAAAAAGAAAGATATGAAACTGAATGACTACCAGCCCCATATGGAGGTCGACCCAGAAACCTATGAGGTGCGGGCCGACGGTCAATTACTCGATTGCGAACCGGCGACAGCGTTGCCAATGAGCCAATTATATTCGCTGTTTTGA
- a CDS encoding urease subunit beta, producing the protein MKPGKIETKGGDIEFNVGRKTVELVVANNADRPIQVGSHYHFYETNAALKFDRKLSLGYRLNIISGTAVRFEPGQTRTVELVALAGRRAVYGFRGEIQGLLQKEGAGDE; encoded by the coding sequence ATGAAACCAGGAAAAATTGAAACCAAGGGCGGCGATATTGAATTCAATGTCGGCCGTAAGACGGTAGAGTTGGTTGTTGCTAATAATGCCGACCGTCCAATACAGGTGGGCTCACACTACCATTTCTATGAGACTAATGCGGCGCTGAAGTTTGATCGTAAGCTGAGCCTGGGATATCGATTAAATATCATTTCCGGAACAGCCGTGCGTTTTGAGCCCGGTCAGACTCGTACTGTCGAATTGGTTGCGTTGGCCGGACGAAGAGCTGTCTATGGCTTCCGTGGTGAGATACAGGGACTGCTGCAAAAAGAGGGGGCGGGCGATGAGTAA
- the ureA gene encoding urease subunit gamma has translation MELNPREKDKLLIFTAGLLAERRLAKGLKLNYPEAVALITCAVMEGAREGRTVAEMMSAGREVLTAEQVMEGVVDLVDEVQVEATFPDGTKLVTVHNPIV, from the coding sequence GTGGAATTAAACCCAAGAGAAAAAGATAAATTGCTGATATTTACCGCCGGTCTGTTGGCCGAGCGGCGATTGGCCAAGGGCTTAAAGCTCAATTATCCAGAGGCGGTTGCATTGATTACCTGTGCTGTAATGGAAGGTGCCCGAGAGGGGAGGACGGTAGCCGAGATGATGAGCGCCGGTCGTGAGGTGCTGACCGCTGAACAGGTGATGGAAGGTGTTGTCGATTTGGTTGATGAGGTGCAGGTCGAGGCAACCTTTCCAGATGGCACCAAACTGGTGACCGTCCACAATCCAATTGTATAG
- a CDS encoding urease accessory protein UreD, which translates to MSNVIAPEQPQSLTTTWPARLELVFESRPEKTVLTRSRHLGPLRVQRAFYPEGGRAHIYILHPPGGMVSGDDLLIAADARDHSQVLLTTPAAGKVYRARANQQWQRQVISLSVGSHSCLEWLPQETIIFQSANVELKTEINLAKQGDVLGWDIICLARPSCDESFDKGTVVLDLTIKKMGRAVLIEKTRLNGGEEALAARWGLSGNSVLATFYATLDCSDDEVDGWRQRCEASGIEGRLALTYRKGILIGRYLGAYAEPARQMFELLWSLIRQHRGLALCRPRIWNT; encoded by the coding sequence TTGTCTAACGTTATCGCCCCCGAGCAGCCGCAGTCGTTAACCACGACATGGCCGGCAAGGCTTGAGCTGGTGTTCGAATCTCGTCCCGAAAAAACAGTACTGACGCGTAGCCGGCATTTGGGGCCGCTGCGAGTGCAGCGTGCTTTTTACCCAGAGGGCGGGCGGGCACATATCTACATTCTCCATCCGCCCGGTGGCATGGTCAGCGGTGACGATTTACTGATTGCGGCAGATGCCCGCGATCATAGCCAAGTGCTGCTAACAACCCCAGCGGCGGGTAAGGTTTATCGAGCCCGTGCCAATCAACAATGGCAGCGTCAGGTGATTTCTTTATCGGTGGGCAGTCATAGCTGTCTCGAATGGTTGCCTCAGGAAACCATTATCTTTCAGTCTGCTAATGTCGAACTTAAAACAGAGATCAATCTGGCCAAACAGGGCGATGTGCTGGGCTGGGATATCATTTGTTTGGCCAGACCAAGCTGTGATGAATCCTTTGATAAAGGCACTGTTGTGCTCGATTTAACCATCAAAAAAATGGGGCGCGCCGTGTTGATTGAGAAAACACGGCTTAATGGCGGCGAAGAGGCCTTGGCTGCGCGTTGGGGGCTTTCGGGTAATAGTGTGTTAGCCACCTTTTACGCCACACTGGATTGCAGCGATGATGAGGTTGATGGTTGGCGTCAGCGTTGTGAGGCCAGTGGTATTGAAGGCCGTTTGGCGCTGACATACCGTAAAGGCATATTGATTGGCCGCTATCTCGGTGCTTACGCCGAGCCTGCACGGCAGATGTTTGAACTATTATGGTCACTGATTCGTCAACATCGTGGGCTGGCTCTCTGTCGGCCGCGAATATGGAATACTTAA
- a CDS encoding SRPBCC domain-containing protein encodes MAVVINHQIDIDTTTETVWQVITDTKKYGEWNPFVVACHSTLAVGSPINMKVRVMPFFAQPQKETILEHLPGEALSYGIKMPLGMLSSHRRHWVTETEPGKACYVSTFKLEGWLSPLVKLFVGGQLQRGFNEMSAAIGQRALQLK; translated from the coding sequence ATGGCTGTCGTGATTAATCATCAGATCGATATAGATACCACTACCGAAACCGTTTGGCAGGTGATTACTGATACCAAAAAATACGGTGAATGGAACCCCTTTGTGGTGGCTTGTCATTCGACCCTGGCCGTGGGTTCACCTATCAACATGAAGGTGCGGGTGATGCCATTTTTTGCTCAGCCGCAAAAAGAGACGATTCTTGAACACTTGCCGGGTGAGGCGTTGAGTTACGGTATTAAAATGCCTCTTGGTATGTTGTCGAGTCATCGGCGTCACTGGGTAACAGAGACCGAGCCGGGCAAGGCTTGTTATGTTTCTACTTTCAAGCTCGAGGGCTGGCTGTCTCCTTTGGTTAAGCTGTTCGTCGGCGGCCAACTGCAGCGTGGCTTTAATGAGATGTCGGCGGCCATTGGTCAGCGAGCGCTGCAGCTTAAATAG
- the nadA gene encoding quinolinate synthase NadA has protein sequence MSVIEQQNDRALVRDYLTSEQGDKPTAEQDQLLVGQIKKLLKEKNAAIVAHYYTSPIIQALAEETGGCVSDSLEMARFGKNHAAETLIVAGVKFMGETAKILSPEKRILMPTLEATCSLDIGCPIDQFNDFCDQHPDRTVVVYANTSAAVKARADWVVTSSIALEVVDHLDSLGEKILWAPDKHLGGYVQKQTGADVLCWDGSCIVHEEFKAQGIVDLKQVYPDAAVLVHPESPASVVELADMAGSTSQIIRAAKEMPNQQFIVATDQGIFYKMQQEVPDKELIVAPTAGSGATCRSCASCPWMGMNELQNLLQSLEFGLNEIQVDETLRVAAMKPLQRMLDFNAG, from the coding sequence ATGTCTGTTATTGAACAACAAAATGATCGAGCCTTGGTCCGAGACTACTTAACGTCTGAGCAGGGTGATAAGCCAACCGCTGAGCAGGATCAGCTGTTGGTGGGGCAGATTAAAAAGCTCCTGAAAGAAAAGAATGCCGCTATTGTTGCTCACTACTATACCTCGCCTATTATTCAGGCGCTGGCTGAAGAGACCGGTGGATGCGTCTCTGATTCTTTAGAGATGGCACGCTTTGGTAAGAACCATGCAGCTGAAACACTGATTGTTGCCGGTGTTAAATTTATGGGCGAGACGGCAAAAATACTGTCACCAGAAAAGCGCATTCTAATGCCGACGCTGGAGGCAACATGCTCACTTGATATCGGCTGCCCGATCGATCAGTTCAATGATTTTTGTGATCAGCACCCCGATAGAACCGTGGTTGTTTATGCCAACACTTCGGCGGCAGTTAAGGCGCGTGCAGACTGGGTGGTCACCTCGAGCATTGCGCTTGAGGTGGTAGATCACCTCGACAGCCTGGGTGAAAAAATCCTCTGGGCGCCAGACAAGCATTTGGGTGGTTATGTGCAAAAGCAGACCGGTGCCGATGTTCTGTGCTGGGATGGCTCTTGTATTGTGCACGAGGAATTTAAGGCGCAGGGCATTGTGGATTTGAAACAGGTTTATCCGGATGCGGCGGTTCTTGTTCACCCTGAGTCGCCAGCCTCTGTTGTGGAGCTGGCCGATATGGCGGGCTCGACGTCGCAGATTATCCGCGCGGCAAAAGAGATGCCGAACCAGCAATTTATTGTCGCTACTGACCAGGGTATCTTCTACAAGATGCAGCAAGAAGTGCCGGATAAAGAGTTGATTGTAGCGCCGACTGCCGGTAGCGGTGCGACTTGTCGCAGTTGTGCCAGTTGCCCGTGGATGGGAATGAACGAATTACAAAACCTGCTGCAGTCACTGGAATTTGGCTTAAATGAGATTCAGGTGGATGAGACCTTGCGGGTTGCTGCGATGAAGCCTTTGCAGCGGATGCTGGATTTTAATGCCGGCTGA
- the ybgF gene encoding tol-pal system protein YbgF gives MKNSMTAIISAFAGGVLLHSPFAIGQIEIVDATATKPIEQPVLAAPISQNQGGAELFNQLQMLQQEVMQLRGIVEEQSHTIRQLQQQRKDDYLSIDRRLTAIQGGATAVSPATAVVPASGQSAGAGEKAAYDEAYGLIRQQKIEQATTAFDAFLVAYPNGKYTPNAYYWAAELSLLKPDSEKARQLFEQLISQYPNDRKAPDAMFKLGKTYYQLGDKAKAKTLMEDIVGKYQGQSLPTSKMAEDFLRQHY, from the coding sequence ATGAAAAACAGCATGACTGCCATTATCTCGGCCTTTGCGGGGGGAGTGCTTTTGCACTCCCCTTTTGCTATTGGGCAGATAGAAATTGTTGATGCCACCGCCACCAAACCGATAGAGCAACCTGTTTTAGCAGCCCCTATCAGTCAAAATCAAGGTGGAGCGGAGTTGTTTAACCAGTTGCAGATGTTGCAGCAAGAGGTCATGCAATTGCGCGGTATTGTGGAAGAGCAATCGCATACCATTCGTCAGCTTCAGCAGCAGCGAAAAGATGATTACCTGAGTATTGACCGACGTCTCACTGCGATACAGGGCGGAGCAACAGCAGTCTCACCTGCTACCGCTGTGGTTCCAGCGTCAGGCCAGTCTGCGGGTGCAGGAGAAAAGGCGGCTTATGATGAGGCCTATGGTCTGATTCGGCAACAAAAAATCGAGCAGGCAACGACAGCCTTTGATGCTTTCTTAGTGGCTTACCCAAATGGTAAATACACCCCAAATGCTTATTATTGGGCAGCCGAGTTGTCATTGTTAAAGCCGGATAGCGAAAAGGCCAGGCAGTTATTTGAGCAGCTGATTAGTCAGTACCCGAATGATCGAAAAGCGCCCGATGCCATGTTTAAACTCGGCAAGACATATTATCAATTGGGTGATAAGGCCAAGGCCAAGACTTTGATGGAGGATATTGTAGGCAAGTACCAGGGCCAGTCTCTTCCTACCAGTAAAATGGCTGAGGACTTTTTGCGGCAGCACTATTGA
- a CDS encoding OmpA family protein: MALQKLKTAAGLAVAMALVSGCSSTQEADDAAAAEAAAAEQAAAEAAAAQAAADAQAAAEAALNNVYLFAFDTSTLSADVRADLDAQAMVLKELPGVIRLEGHADERGTPEYNLALGERRAQAVANYLAIQGVPRAQIEVISYGEEKPAVQGYGDSVWSQNRRVELKYSK, encoded by the coding sequence ATGGCTCTACAAAAGTTAAAAACTGCTGCCGGCCTAGCCGTAGCAATGGCATTGGTATCTGGTTGTTCTTCTACCCAAGAAGCTGATGATGCCGCTGCCGCCGAAGCTGCCGCTGCTGAACAAGCCGCTGCCGAAGCCGCTGCTGCTCAAGCTGCCGCCGATGCCCAAGCTGCTGCTGAAGCCGCACTAAACAACGTATACCTTTTCGCTTTCGATACTTCAACGCTGAGCGCTGATGTTCGTGCCGATCTTGATGCGCAGGCCATGGTTCTTAAGGAGCTGCCAGGTGTTATTCGCTTAGAAGGTCACGCCGATGAGCGTGGTACTCCTGAGTATAACCTTGCGCTAGGTGAGCGTCGTGCCCAGGCCGTTGCCAACTATTTAGCTATTCAGGGCGTGCCTCGCGCTCAGATCGAAGTCATCAGCTACGGTGAAGAGAAGCCTGCTGTACAGGGTTACGGTGATTCAGTTTGGTCACAGAACCGTCGTGTAGAGCTGAAGTACTCTAAATAA
- a CDS encoding TetR/AcrR family transcriptional regulator, with protein sequence MRKDTHITRNRLIDAAEYLFAVKGIDSVTLADINRQAEQKNRNALQYHFGGKQALIDAVLDKHALAVDDCRGALIDKLGSDYTLHDAIEVLILPLQQMLNGGESGRYFLRINSQLMSQQDYAMLRRKRVAQLPNTIRLKQMLGELLPAREPSVIKIKWLLIDSLMFQGLCSYIVNDGEFDQQQFIDMLIDSIKRILA encoded by the coding sequence GTGAGAAAAGATACCCATATTACCCGCAACCGCTTAATCGACGCTGCAGAGTACTTATTTGCTGTTAAAGGTATAGATAGTGTGACCCTGGCCGATATTAATCGACAGGCAGAACAAAAAAACCGCAACGCTCTGCAGTATCACTTTGGTGGTAAGCAGGCATTGATTGATGCGGTGCTGGATAAACATGCACTGGCCGTTGATGATTGCCGAGGCGCTTTAATTGACAAGCTGGGTTCTGATTACACCCTTCACGACGCCATAGAGGTGCTGATTTTGCCGCTGCAGCAAATGCTCAACGGTGGTGAGTCGGGCCGTTATTTTCTGCGTATAAACAGTCAGCTCATGTCGCAGCAGGATTACGCCATGCTGCGCCGCAAGCGAGTTGCTCAGCTGCCAAACACTATCAGGCTGAAGCAAATGCTGGGAGAGCTGCTGCCAGCGCGCGAGCCCAGCGTGATAAAAATTAAGTGGTTGCTTATTGATAGCCTTATGTTTCAAGGGCTTTGCAGCTATATTGTGAATGATGGTGAGTTTGATCAGCAGCAATTTATCGATATGTTGATCGATAGCATTAAGCGTATTCTTGCCTAG